The DNA segment TCATCCCGATGGCCCGAGCGAAGTCTACGCGACCGGCAATCCGGCCATCTTCGGTTTCCTTCGTACGTCACCGGAGCGAGACCAAACGATTCTGGTACTCGCGAACCTGACCGACAAACTGCAAAGCTTGCCCCTCAGCGATCCTAAGCTGAAAGAGCTGAAATACGACGCGATCAGCGAATCGTTCGTCGTCGAGTCGCAAGGCATCACGCTTGATCCTTACCAGGTTGTCTGGCTGACTGAGCCGGACGAGACGTAAACGCCCCTTATCAACAGCCCATCCCACACCCCAGTTCCCGGCGAGGAGTAACCCCACTTGTCCGACTTTATCCAACAAGGCCCAATCTCTACACTGCACGATTTCGGCACGGTCGATTCGGCGCAGTTGGAGCAAACGCTGGTCGATGCGACGAGCGAATACCCAATGGGGTTGATCTTGCCGGTCACGGCCAGCGACATGCGAGCCCCGGCCTTCTCGACCATTATGAAGGAACTGGAAGGCACGTCGTTTCTGAAGACGATTGTGATCGTGTTGAACCGGGCAGAGTCGGTGGACGATTATCGCGAGTGCCGCCAGTTAACGTCCGGCCTGGGCAACATGGCTCGTGTGCTGTGGACCGATGGTCCGCGAGGGATTGCCGCTTTCCAACAGCTGACCGATGCAGGCTTCAACGTTTCCGTTCCCGGCAAGGGACGAGCCGTATGGACCGCGTTTGGCTACTTGCTGGCCGATCCTGAAATCAAAGCGATGGCGCTGCATGACTGCGACATCGTTAATTACCACCGCGACATGTTGATGCGGCTTTGCTTGCCGATGGCCCACCGCGGGTTCGACTTCGATTTCTGCAAAGCGTACTACGCCCGAGTCACCGACCGGATGCATGGCCGCGTGGTTCGCTTGCTGATGACACCGCTGCTGCGATCGCTGATCGGTGTGATCGGCAACGACGACTTCCTGGTCTTCCTTGACAGCTTTCGCTACCCACTCTCAGGCGAGTTTGCCATCACGTCGACGCTGGTGCGTGCCAATCGCATTCCCAGTGACTGGGGCCTGGAGGTGGGCACCTTGGCCGAAGTGTTCCGGAATACAAGCCCCAAGCGCATTTGCCAGATCGACCTGGGACATCCGTACGAACACAAGCATCAGCCAGTCTCGCTGGAAGATGCTCAGCGCGGGCTGATGAAGATGACCTCCGACATCCTGCACAGCATCTACCGCACGCTTTCGAGTCGCGGGATCGTGTTCAGCATGGGGATGTTTAACACCCTGGAATCGGCTTACCTGCGTTATGCCCAGGACGCCATTCGGCAGTATCACGCCGACGCGGTAATCAACGGCCTCTCGTTCGATCGTCACAGTGAAGAACAATCTGTCGAAGGCTTCGCCCGGCTGATCACGCAGTGCGGTCAAGAATTCTTCGAGAACCCTGTATCTGCCCACGAGATGCCGACCTGGACGCGTGTACGAAGTGCGCTGCCTGACTTCCCCAGCACGCTCCGTCGCATGGTTGAAGGTGACATGATGGAATACACCTAGTCGCTGCTTACGACTTCAAGAAATAGAAATGGCCGCGAATAAGTTCGCGGCCATTTCTGTTGATCGGCGGGACGCAGATGCGTTAGTCGTCCAGACGACGGACTTCGATGTCCTTGAACCAGACAGTGCTGCCTGGATCGTGAGCCTGCAGGGCGAAGGTGCCCTTGTCGAGGACTCGGGTGAAGTCATTACCTGGCTTGGCACCTTCTGGTTCGGTGTAATCCGCGGTGACTTCACCGTTGATCTTGATGATGACATGCTTGCCATCCACCTTGATGTAGTAGTCGAACCATTCGCCATCCTTCGCTGGCGAGTTGTTCATGACGTCCTTCACCGAGTAAATGCCGCCGGTCTTCTTAGGATCGCCGTGAGTGTTGTTGACCTGGGCTTCGAAGCCATACTTTGGCCAACCCTTGTCTTGGAACTTGGTGTGGAAGTAGATACCGCCGTTGCTGTTCTTGTCGGTCTTAACTTTCGCCTTGAACTCGAAGTTCTTGAAAGGCTTGTCTTCGCCCACGTAGAACAAGTGGCTGCGATCGCCCTTGGCAACAAAAGCGCCGTCTTCCACTGCCCACGATTGTGGGTTTTCGCTGATCTTCCAACCGTCGAAGGTCTTGCCGTCCATCAACGACTTCCATTCGCCTTCAGCGGCGGTTGCGACAGCGGTCAGCAACAAACAAAAAGCGGCACCAGCGGCCAAACGTTTCAACATGAGTTTTCCTTTACGAAGTGCGAATGTCTTCTTGGTCCGGGGATGGTTCGCGGCGGCGTTCAGGGTTTGTACCTATGCCCTGGGCAGTCACGACGCGATATTCAAGAACTGATTTTGGTTGAAACCCCGAGCGATGACAAGATTCCCAAACATTCCTGGACGGTTTTTATGGATTCGTGGCCATATTCCTGTATTTTTTGATGTCTGTAGCGAATCCCATTCGGGAACCAATCTCAATTGCCCCAACATTTCACACCCCACATCTGGAGCGGTCGGCCATGGCTACCCCTTCGATTTTGCCAATGAGCTGGGAAGTCCCAGAGATTCTTCGGCAACGACTTGGCGATGGACCTGGTCGTCAGCGCGTGATGGAGGCCAACGGCCACCTGCTGCTGGTCGTGCATCGTCCGCCGAAGCTGGGCGATCGCATTCGGAGCGGTCGCTATTTTTGGAGGTCGCCGGAAGGGAAATGGATTAGCAGCGATCTTGGCCAGGGCCCTTCCGCCATGCTCAAGCACCTGGACGAATACACTGTCGCGATCGAGAGGCTGGAGAAGGCCGAAAACGACGCCCAATCGAGCGAAGACTATTTTCGAGTAATCAGCGAACTGGCCCCCTTGCTGCGAGCCACTAGAAACCTGCACGCGACGCTCCAGAAGGCTCGCGAACTCTCTGGCAACGATCGCCTGATGATCAACTATCGCGACCGCAGTTACGAACTCGAGCGTTCCGCCGAACTGCTCTACAACGAGTCGAAGAATGAGCTCGATTTCCTGATTGCCCAGCGCAGCGAACAACAAGCCGCGAGTTCACACCGCATGTCGGTCTCGGCACATCGGCTCAATATCCTGGTGGCGTTGTTCTTTCCGATCGCTACTTTGGCAACCGTGTTCGGTTCGTCGCTCCGCCACGGGTTCGAGACCGCCAATGCGCCGTACCCATTTTTGACGATGCTGGTTGTCGGCTTCCTGCTTGGCTTGTTTCTGAACTGGTTCATCAACGTGCCGATCGATCCCAAGCCTCGCAAACGCCCCGGCGTCGATGCCCGCGTACCCCGCTCGCCCTAGCACCGGCGTGAGAATTTGCCGCGCGAAGATCACTCAGGCTGCGAGACTTCCGTCGCGGCAGGTGGGGCAGGCTGATCATGATTATGCAGTCCGCCTGGTTCGGCGAAACCAATCAGATAGGCAACGCCAACCCCCAGCAGCATCACCAGCGAAAGCTTCACTTTGTCGTGTGAATGGAACTGCACTTCCGGCAAGATGTCTGCCAGCGAGATACAAAGGAAGACGCCCGCCGAGAAGCAAAGAGCCATGCCGACCATAAACTGCTTCGAGGTATCGAGCCCGTTGTAGCCGGTGTAGAACAACAACACGCCGAGCGGGCACATCAACGCGTAGCCAAGGTTGACGATGTTGATCGTTTGAATCGGCCACTTGCTTTGTCGCATGACGAACGTGATCGACAAGGCATCGAGCGGCTTGTGCAGAAAGATTCCCAGGAAGACCCCCAGCCCCATGATTCCGACCGCGTTCGGATCGTGATGGGCTGCCGCCGAAACTCCGGCCGCCAAAGCGACACCATCTAGCAGCGTGTGCAGCGAAAGCCCGAGGAAGATTCCGAGCCAACGCATTCGCGAATCGGCCGCGTCCTCGGAGTGATCGTGCCCATGATGGTGGTGGCCATGATCGTGTTCGCAGTGCAGGTGACCGCCATGTTCATGGTCGCCAGCCGCGGTGCCAGGATAGTCGTTCTCGACCGGGGCGTGTTCATGAAAATGAAACAGACGCATCAGGAAGAAGGTGGTCAGCAAACCCAGCAGCAGACCACCCATCGCCCAGTCGATCGAACCGCAATCGCTGATGCCATGCGGCAGCATATGCAGGATGCCAACTCCCAGCATCAAGCCACCAACCGCACTCATCATCATCTGCATCCGGGTATGCGTCAGACGCATGACGACCGGCAACCAACCTCCCAGCAGAGAGGCGGCGATGATCAGCAGGCAGTAAATGGCAATCAACGCCAGGGGAAACATGACCTACGATTCCACAGTTGGAAGAACCTGATTCCCTAGCCGATTTCGGCACAATCCAGGGAAACCTTTCAGCTTAGACGCGCATTCCCCCCATGCCAAGTGGATGCGGGGCTTTGACCTGCTGGCCTGGAACGCTACGATTCAAAGACCATAACCTCTCATAAATCCATATTACGACAGTAGTTCCGGATGCCTAATCCAGCCCCAGAAAAGACGCTCGAATCGTCCTCACAGGTTAGCCTGAAAGTGACAGAACTCGATTGCTCGGAAGAAGCTCGGATCCTGAAAGAGGGGCTCGCCAGCAAGCCTGGCATCGAAAAACTCGATTTCGATGTCATGCGCGGGCGGATGGATATCTACTACGACTCCGATCATTGGAATATTCAGCAACTGATCGACGAGGTCGGTACCCTCGGGATGACGGCTCAGCGTTTTCAGGAAACAAAAGCAAAAGCCGACGAAGCCAAGCCGTCCCCGGCCGGGCGTGATCGCGAACGAGCTTTGATCCGCTGCGGTGCGTTCTTGCTGGTCGCCGTCGCCGTCCAAGCCTGGGACATGGGTTCGATC comes from the Bremerella sp. JC817 genome and includes:
- a CDS encoding ZIP family metal transporter, yielding MFPLALIAIYCLLIIAASLLGGWLPVVMRLTHTRMQMMMSAVGGLMLGVGILHMLPHGISDCGSIDWAMGGLLLGLLTTFFLMRLFHFHEHAPVENDYPGTAAGDHEHGGHLHCEHDHGHHHHGHDHSEDAADSRMRWLGIFLGLSLHTLLDGVALAAGVSAAAHHDPNAVGIMGLGVFLGIFLHKPLDALSITFVMRQSKWPIQTINIVNLGYALMCPLGVLLFYTGYNGLDTSKQFMVGMALCFSAGVFLCISLADILPEVQFHSHDKVKLSLVMLLGVGVAYLIGFAEPGGLHNHDQPAPPAATEVSQPE
- a CDS encoding DUF1080 domain-containing protein, which translates into the protein MLKRLAAGAAFCLLLTAVATAAEGEWKSLMDGKTFDGWKISENPQSWAVEDGAFVAKGDRSHLFYVGEDKPFKNFEFKAKVKTDKNSNGGIYFHTKFQDKGWPKYGFEAQVNNTHGDPKKTGGIYSVKDVMNNSPAKDGEWFDYYIKVDGKHVIIKINGEVTADYTEPEGAKPGNDFTRVLDKGTFALQAHDPGSTVWFKDIEVRRLDD
- a CDS encoding glycosyl transferase; translated protein: MSDFIQQGPISTLHDFGTVDSAQLEQTLVDATSEYPMGLILPVTASDMRAPAFSTIMKELEGTSFLKTIVIVLNRAESVDDYRECRQLTSGLGNMARVLWTDGPRGIAAFQQLTDAGFNVSVPGKGRAVWTAFGYLLADPEIKAMALHDCDIVNYHRDMLMRLCLPMAHRGFDFDFCKAYYARVTDRMHGRVVRLLMTPLLRSLIGVIGNDDFLVFLDSFRYPLSGEFAITSTLVRANRIPSDWGLEVGTLAEVFRNTSPKRICQIDLGHPYEHKHQPVSLEDAQRGLMKMTSDILHSIYRTLSSRGIVFSMGMFNTLESAYLRYAQDAIRQYHADAVINGLSFDRHSEEQSVEGFARLITQCGQEFFENPVSAHEMPTWTRVRSALPDFPSTLRRMVEGDMMEYT